One Egibacteraceae bacterium genomic window carries:
- the nuoH gene encoding NADH-quinone oxidoreductase subunit NuoH yields MDATDVLIALGVAVGAFALWLAATALTIWGERRVVAKMQSRIGPNRLGPAGILQTIADGAKLFFKEDITPSNVDRFTYLAAPMASAVVAMITFAVIPFGGSFEVGDRTVTLQVWDPDIGLLWILAMSSLGVYGIVLAGWASGSKYPLLGGVRSSAQMISYELAMGLSLAAVFIFVGSLRASDIVASQAGSFLGFIPAWHIIPMAPAFVLFFAAAIAETQRPPFDLPEAEGELVGGFQTEYSGAKFAMFYLAEFMNMITMAAVTVTLFLGGPSGPVFGPEWVQAVTPTLYFIAKTAVFLFIFVWLRGTLPRFRYDRLMDLGWKVMLPLGLVWVLATGFSVVLRQSADAGTVGRLAMGGLAAALVLYVAAPLFGRRGPAPGPDDDRRAGPDADEPSEEVTV; encoded by the coding sequence ATGGACGCCACCGATGTCCTGATCGCCCTGGGGGTCGCCGTCGGGGCGTTCGCGCTGTGGCTGGCCGCCACGGCCCTGACCATCTGGGGCGAGCGTCGCGTGGTGGCCAAGATGCAGTCGCGCATCGGGCCCAACCGGCTCGGGCCGGCGGGCATCCTGCAGACCATCGCCGACGGGGCGAAGCTGTTCTTCAAGGAGGACATCACCCCGTCCAACGTGGACCGGTTCACCTATCTGGCCGCACCGATGGCGTCGGCGGTCGTGGCGATGATCACCTTCGCCGTGATCCCGTTCGGTGGCAGCTTCGAGGTGGGCGACCGCACGGTCACCTTGCAGGTGTGGGATCCCGACATCGGCCTGCTGTGGATCCTGGCCATGAGCTCGCTCGGGGTCTACGGGATCGTGCTGGCCGGTTGGGCCTCCGGGTCGAAGTACCCGTTGCTCGGCGGGGTGCGGTCGAGCGCGCAGATGATCAGCTACGAGCTGGCGATGGGGCTGTCCCTGGCGGCGGTGTTCATCTTCGTCGGCTCCCTGCGCGCCAGCGACATCGTGGCCAGCCAGGCCGGCAGCTTCCTGGGCTTCATCCCCGCCTGGCACATCATCCCGATGGCGCCTGCGTTCGTGCTGTTCTTCGCCGCCGCGATCGCGGAGACCCAGCGGCCGCCGTTCGACCTGCCCGAGGCGGAGGGCGAGCTCGTCGGCGGCTTCCAGACGGAGTACTCGGGCGCGAAGTTCGCCATGTTCTACCTCGCCGAGTTCATGAACATGATCACCATGGCGGCGGTGACGGTCACCCTGTTCCTCGGGGGCCCGTCCGGTCCGGTGTTCGGCCCCGAGTGGGTCCAGGCGGTGACGCCGACCCTCTACTTCATCGCCAAGACCGCGGTGTTCCTGTTCATCTTCGTGTGGTTGCGGGGCACGCTGCCCCGGTTCCGCTACGACCGCCTGATGGACCTCGGCTGGAAGGTCATGCTGCCGCTCGGTCTGGTGTGGGTGCTGGCCACGGGGTTCTCGGTGGTGCTGCGCCAGAGCGCCGACGCCGGCACGGTCGGGCGCCTGGCCATGGGGGGGCTGGCGGCCGCGCTGGTGCTGTACGTCGCTGCGCCGCTGTTCGGGCGCCGGGGACCGGCCCCCGGGCCCGACGACGACCGCCGCGCGGGTCCCGACGCCGACGAACCCTCCGAGGAGGTGACCGTCTAG
- the nuoI gene encoding NADH-quinone oxidoreductase subunit NuoI, with product MFTALRKGFGLTFKTMFRPMVTTEYPDKKREVQPRFHGRHVLNRHPDGLEKCVGCELCAWACPADAIYVEGADNTPEARYSPSERYGIVYQINYLRCIFCGLCIEACPTRALTMSHEYELSADTREELIFTKQQLLAPLPDGASPPPHTDAEVAARNLAYYAGHAAQDPLAHYAPAAGSDDLGPHPEEQGDPATVRLAGGGTEPPSHPKEG from the coding sequence ATGTTCACCGCACTGCGCAAGGGGTTCGGCCTCACCTTCAAGACGATGTTTCGTCCCATGGTGACGACCGAGTACCCCGACAAGAAGCGCGAGGTCCAACCGCGCTTCCACGGTCGGCACGTGCTGAACCGGCACCCCGACGGGCTGGAGAAGTGCGTCGGGTGCGAGCTGTGCGCCTGGGCGTGCCCGGCGGACGCCATCTACGTGGAGGGCGCCGACAACACGCCCGAGGCGCGCTACTCGCCCTCGGAGCGCTACGGCATCGTCTACCAGATCAACTACCTGCGGTGCATCTTCTGCGGGCTGTGCATCGAGGCCTGCCCGACCAGGGCGCTGACGATGAGCCACGAGTACGAGCTGTCGGCGGACACCCGCGAGGAGCTGATCTTCACCAAGCAGCAGCTGCTCGCGCCGCTGCCCGACGGGGCGTCCCCGCCGCCGCACACCGACGCCGAGGTCGCTGCCCGCAACCTCGCCTACTACGCCGGCCACGCCGCCCAGGACCCGCTGGCCCACTACGCGCCGGCGGCCGGCAGCGACGACCTCGGGCCCCACCCCGAGGAGCAGGGCGACCCGGCGACCGTCCGGCTCGCGGGCGGCGGGACCGAACCGCCCTCGCACCCGAAGGAGGGCTGA
- a CDS encoding NADH-quinone oxidoreductase subunit J: MAEFWVFWILAPISLGSAIAMILMRNAVHSALMLVLNFFTLAAFYAVLEAQFLAVVQIIVYAGAIMVLFLFVLMLLGIARDEPLGSPVRGQKAGAVVLGLLLLAGLSVGVAGPFMGAEAVCGAEATEPAEPAGDGPACAGLAEVNAAEGGNIRQVGLRLFTDYVWPFEVMSVLLVIAALGAMVLGRRREDPSELVDGPRETGAVAVRAPLRSPAPDEEETR; the protein is encoded by the coding sequence GTGGCCGAGTTCTGGGTCTTCTGGATCCTCGCCCCGATCTCGCTCGGGTCGGCGATCGCGATGATCCTCATGCGCAACGCCGTGCACTCCGCGCTGATGCTGGTGCTGAACTTCTTCACCCTGGCCGCCTTCTACGCGGTCCTGGAGGCGCAGTTCCTCGCGGTGGTCCAGATCATCGTGTACGCCGGCGCGATCATGGTCCTGTTCCTGTTCGTGCTGATGCTGCTGGGCATCGCCAGGGACGAGCCGCTGGGCAGCCCTGTGCGGGGACAGAAGGCCGGCGCGGTGGTGCTGGGCCTGCTGCTGCTCGCCGGCCTGTCGGTCGGGGTCGCCGGGCCGTTCATGGGCGCGGAGGCGGTGTGCGGGGCCGAGGCCACCGAGCCCGCCGAGCCCGCGGGGGACGGCCCGGCCTGCGCCGGCCTCGCCGAGGTCAACGCCGCGGAGGGCGGCAACATCCGCCAGGTCGGCCTGCGGCTGTTCACCGACTACGTGTGGCCCTTCGAGGTGATGAGCGTCCTGCTGGTGATCGCCGCCCTGGGGGCGATGGTGCTCGGCCGCCGGCGGGAGGACCCGAGCGAGCTGGTCGACGGCCCCCGCGAGACCGGCGCGGTCGCCGTGCGGGCGCCGCTGCGCTCCCCGGCGCCCGACGAGGAGGAGACACGATGA
- the nuoK gene encoding NADH-quinone oxidoreductase subunit NuoK: protein MIVPAGHYLILAAALFTVGVVGVLVRRSLIVMFMSIELMLNSVNLTLVTFARIHGNLDGQILSFFVMVVAAAEVTVGLALIVNLFRLKASTDADQVDALRA from the coding sequence ATGATCGTCCCTGCGGGGCACTACCTCATCCTGGCCGCGGCCCTGTTCACGGTCGGGGTCGTGGGCGTGCTCGTCCGACGCAGCCTCATCGTCATGTTCATGTCGATCGAGCTGATGCTGAACAGCGTCAACCTCACGCTGGTCACGTTCGCCCGCATCCACGGCAACCTCGACGGGCAGATCCTGTCCTTCTTCGTGATGGTGGTCGCCGCCGCCGAGGTCACCGTCGGCCTGGCCCTGATCGTGAACCTGTTCCGCCTGAAGGCGTCGACCGACGCCGACCAAGTCGACGCGCTGCGGGCATAG
- the nuoL gene encoding NADH-quinone oxidoreductase subunit L, which translates to MENVLTPTAGSPVDLAWLIPVVPAVSAALLLIVGKRLGRLSAVVAIGAVAYSAVASTVVFTTLLGQAEGDRVFVREVATWISAGPFEVSWAVLVDPLASVMLLLVTWVGLLIHVYSLGYMKDDPGYHRFFAYLNLFVASMLILVLGESLLTLFVGWELVGLSSYLLIGFWFERRDYAGAAKKAFVVNRVGDVGFMIAMFIVFGAFGTLSFPAVLTDPGATITAGTAVAVGLLLLLAATGKSAQIPLYVWLPDAMAGPTPVSALIHAATMVTAGVYLVARASPLFTLVPDVGLAIAWVGIATALLAALIACTQNDLKRILAYSTVSQLGYMFVGVGVGDYVAGVFHLLTHGFFKALLFLAAGAVMHAMANEVDVWKMGGLWRKLPVTAVTAGIGVLAIAGVPPLSGFFSKEEILAAAADTPGGGPIMVLGVVVAGLTAFYMTRWFVLIFLGRPRWGPDVHPHEAPVSMTLPLVVLAVGSAVGGLVNYPAGDGFLHGWLEPSVVAFAAGPAFIDHQLLLVLALVVAGLGIVGGALLYLRGSPQHEPLVGRLGGAYGLAFNRFYVDELYSTTIVTPGRLLADGLSEFDRRGIDGVVNGAARGTAGLATVMRRAHTGLVRSYALAVLGGAVLVLALFVGARATGVVL; encoded by the coding sequence GTGGAGAACGTGCTCACGCCCACGGCCGGGTCGCCCGTCGACCTCGCCTGGCTGATCCCGGTGGTGCCGGCGGTGTCGGCGGCGCTGCTGCTGATCGTCGGCAAGCGCCTCGGGCGGCTGTCCGCGGTCGTGGCGATCGGCGCCGTGGCCTACAGCGCGGTGGCGTCCACCGTGGTCTTCACCACCCTGCTGGGGCAGGCGGAGGGCGATCGCGTGTTCGTACGCGAGGTCGCCACCTGGATCAGCGCCGGGCCCTTCGAGGTGTCGTGGGCGGTCCTGGTGGACCCCCTCGCGTCGGTCATGCTGCTGCTCGTCACCTGGGTGGGGTTGCTCATCCACGTGTACTCCCTGGGCTACATGAAGGACGACCCGGGCTACCACCGCTTCTTCGCCTACCTGAACCTGTTCGTGGCCTCCATGCTGATCCTCGTCCTCGGCGAGAGCCTGCTGACGCTGTTCGTCGGCTGGGAGCTGGTCGGGCTCAGCAGCTACCTGCTGATCGGCTTCTGGTTCGAGCGCCGCGACTACGCCGGCGCGGCGAAGAAGGCGTTCGTCGTCAACCGGGTGGGCGACGTCGGGTTCATGATCGCGATGTTCATCGTGTTCGGGGCCTTCGGCACCCTGTCCTTCCCCGCGGTGCTGACCGACCCCGGCGCGACGATCACCGCGGGCACCGCCGTCGCCGTGGGCCTGCTGCTCCTGCTGGCCGCGACCGGCAAGAGCGCGCAGATCCCGCTGTACGTGTGGCTGCCCGACGCGATGGCGGGCCCGACACCCGTCTCCGCGCTGATCCACGCGGCGACGATGGTCACCGCCGGGGTCTACCTGGTCGCGCGCGCCTCGCCGCTGTTCACCCTCGTCCCCGACGTCGGCCTCGCGATCGCGTGGGTGGGGATCGCCACGGCCCTGCTCGCCGCGCTGATCGCCTGCACCCAGAACGACCTCAAGCGCATCCTCGCGTACTCGACCGTCAGCCAGCTCGGCTACATGTTCGTCGGTGTGGGGGTCGGCGACTACGTCGCCGGCGTCTTCCACCTGCTGACCCACGGGTTCTTCAAGGCGCTGCTGTTCCTGGCCGCGGGGGCGGTGATGCACGCGATGGCCAACGAGGTGGACGTCTGGAAGATGGGCGGGCTCTGGCGCAAGCTGCCCGTGACCGCGGTCACCGCGGGCATCGGCGTGCTCGCGATCGCCGGCGTGCCGCCCCTGTCGGGCTTCTTCTCCAAGGAGGAGATCCTGGCCGCCGCGGCCGACACCCCCGGCGGCGGACCCATCATGGTGCTCGGCGTGGTCGTGGCTGGCCTGACGGCGTTCTACATGACGCGCTGGTTCGTGCTGATCTTCCTCGGCAGGCCGCGGTGGGGCCCCGACGTGCATCCCCACGAGGCGCCCGTGTCGATGACGCTGCCGCTGGTCGTGCTCGCCGTGGGCAGCGCGGTGGGGGGTCTCGTCAACTACCCGGCCGGTGACGGCTTCCTGCACGGCTGGCTCGAGCCGAGCGTGGTCGCCTTCGCCGCCGGACCCGCGTTCATCGACCACCAGCTGCTCCTCGTGCTCGCGCTGGTGGTCGCCGGGCTCGGCATCGTTGGCGGGGCGCTGCTGTACCTGCGGGGCTCCCCCCAGCACGAGCCGCTGGTGGGGCGCCTCGGTGGCGCCTACGGCCTGGCCTTCAACAGGTTCTACGTCGACGAGCTGTACTCGACGACCATCGTGACGCCGGGCCGCCTCCTGGCCGACGGGTTGTCGGAGTTCGACCGGCGCGGCATCGACGGTGTCGTGAACGGTGCGGCGCGGGGGACCGCCGGGCTCGCGACCGTCATGCGCCGGGCGCACACCGGGCTCGTCCGCAGCTACGCGCTGGCGGTGCTGGGTGGCGCGGTGCTGGTGCTCGCCCTGTTCGTGGGCGCCCGGGCGACGGGGGTGGTCCTGTAG
- a CDS encoding NADH-quinone oxidoreductase subunit M, with translation MEDLPLLTILIAVPAVAALLIAALPSAAAARWTALAGAVVTFAVSVVVLISFTAGDAAFQLGEEVEWIPQWGITYRLGVDGLSLLLVMLSTFMMPLVVLAGWKTSDRAKGFFGSMMALQAALIGVFLALDLILFYVFFEAMLVPMYALIGIWGSGNRRYAAIKFFLYTLVGGFLMLVGILYLYFAAGATSFDYDVIRQVSLTATEQALLFGAFFAAFAIKVPMFPLHTWLPDAHTEAPTVGSVLLAAVMLKIGGYGFLRFSLPVFPDATVRFAPYMIALAVIGVLYGALVAMVQRDVKRLVAYSSVSHLGFVVLGIFVLHPTGAAGSVVQMVNHGLSTGALFLLIGFLYDRAHSREIAEYSGLLRAAPILGGLFLVTAMSSVALPGLNGFVGEFPILLGAYQTTPVAAVAATVGVILAAMYLLWAYQRMFHGPVEGRAVGIADLTPREIGVMVPIVVLIVGIGLYPQPLYERVNPTVEAILDGVDGRDDLAVTPPAPEESR, from the coding sequence ATGGAGGATCTCCCGCTGCTGACCATCCTGATCGCCGTCCCGGCCGTCGCGGCCCTGCTCATCGCCGCGTTGCCGTCGGCCGCGGCCGCGCGGTGGACCGCACTGGCGGGCGCCGTCGTCACCTTCGCCGTCTCGGTCGTGGTACTGATCAGCTTCACCGCAGGCGACGCCGCGTTCCAGCTCGGCGAGGAGGTCGAGTGGATCCCGCAGTGGGGCATCACCTACCGCCTCGGCGTCGATGGGCTGAGCCTGCTCCTGGTCATGCTGAGCACGTTCATGATGCCCCTGGTGGTGCTGGCGGGATGGAAGACGAGCGACCGGGCCAAGGGCTTCTTCGGGTCGATGATGGCCCTGCAGGCCGCGTTGATCGGGGTGTTCCTGGCCCTCGACCTCATCCTGTTCTACGTGTTCTTCGAGGCGATGCTCGTGCCGATGTACGCCCTGATCGGCATCTGGGGATCGGGCAACCGCCGGTACGCGGCGATCAAGTTCTTCCTCTACACCCTGGTCGGCGGGTTCCTGATGCTCGTCGGCATCCTGTACCTGTACTTCGCCGCGGGGGCCACCTCCTTCGACTACGACGTGATCCGCCAGGTGTCGCTGACCGCCACCGAGCAGGCGCTGCTGTTCGGCGCCTTCTTCGCGGCCTTCGCGATCAAGGTGCCGATGTTCCCCCTGCACACCTGGCTGCCCGACGCCCACACCGAGGCGCCGACGGTCGGGTCGGTGCTGCTCGCGGCGGTGATGCTGAAGATCGGCGGGTACGGCTTCCTGCGGTTCAGCCTGCCCGTCTTCCCCGACGCCACCGTGCGGTTCGCCCCGTACATGATCGCGCTCGCGGTGATCGGCGTGCTCTACGGCGCGCTGGTCGCGATGGTGCAGCGCGACGTGAAGCGACTGGTGGCCTACTCGTCGGTCAGCCACCTCGGCTTCGTGGTCCTGGGCATCTTCGTGCTGCACCCGACGGGCGCGGCGGGCAGCGTCGTGCAGATGGTCAACCACGGCCTGTCGACCGGCGCCCTGTTCCTGCTGATCGGGTTCCTCTACGACCGTGCCCACAGCCGCGAGATCGCCGAGTACTCCGGTCTGCTGCGCGCCGCCCCCATCCTCGGTGGGCTGTTCCTGGTGACCGCCATGAGCTCGGTCGCGCTGCCGGGCCTGAACGGCTTCGTCGGCGAGTTCCCCATCCTGCTCGGCGCCTACCAGACCACCCCGGTCGCGGCCGTGGCCGCCACCGTCGGGGTCATCCTGGCGGCGATGTACCTGCTCTGGGCCTACCAGCGGATGTTCCACGGCCCCGTGGAGGGCCGCGCGGTGGGCATCGCCGACCTGACCCCCCGCGAGATCGGCGTGATGGTGCCGATCGTGGTGCTGATCGTGGGCATCGGCCTGTACCCCCAACCGCTCTACGAGCGCGTCAACCCGACCGTGGAGGCGATCCTGGACGGGGTCGACGGAAGAGATGATCTCGCCGTCACCCCCCCGGCGCCCGAGGAGTCCCGTTAA